The following are encoded in a window of Hippoglossus stenolepis isolate QCI-W04-F060 chromosome 10, HSTE1.2, whole genome shotgun sequence genomic DNA:
- the ctsl.1 gene encoding cathepsin L.1, which translates to MKLLLVVAAALAVASCANDSSVDSDFHAWKLKFERSYNSSSEEAEHMQIWLRNREVVLAHNAKADQGNSSYRLGMTYFADLEHEEFTRRLSRGCLSFFNASRSRRGSTFLRMLNLPNLTESVDWREKGYVTPVKDQGACGSCWAFSATGSLEGQHFRKTGKLVSLSEQQLVDCSGKYDNSGCNGGLMDNAFNYIKDNGGITTMDSYPYEAKDKECRFDPDTIAATCTGYKDITQNDEDSLKEAVYAIGPISVGINAASDSFQLYESGVYDEPGCSADLDHGVLIVGYGTEDGKDYWLVKNSWGESWGDKGYIKMRRNSGNQCGIASAASYPLVTGNVFFREFSLNFKSHWTLSLRMKLLLVAVAALAVASCASVSLEDLEFHAWKLKFGRSYNSPSEETHRMQIWLQNRKLVLVHNIMADQGIKSYRLGMNYFADLENEEYKRLISQGCLGSFNASLPRGGSTFLRLPEVTELPKNVDWRDKGYVTDVKDQKECGSCWAFSATGSLEGQNFRKIGKMVSLSEQQLVDCSGNYGNEGCNGGLMDNAFRYIQVNGGIDTEDSYPYEAEDGQCRYNPATIGAKCSGFVDIKQGDEDALKEALATIGPVSVAIDASHESFQFYESGVYDEPDCSSTELDHGVLAVGYGSDGEHDYWLVKNSWGLSWGDKGYIMMTRNKHNQCGIATASSYPLV; encoded by the exons AAAGATCCTACAACTCTTCATCAGAGGAGGCCGAGCACATGCAAATCTGGCTCAGAAACCGTGAAGTGGTGCTGGCGCACAATGCCAAGGCCGATCAGGGCAACTCCTCCTACCGACTTGGCATGACCTACTTTGCTGACCTG GAACATGAGGAGTTCACACGAAGGCTCTCTCGAGGCTGCCTGAGCTTTTTCAATGCTTCTAGGTCTCGCCGGGGCTCCACCTTCCTGCGGATGCTTAATCTCCCCAATCTGACTGAAAGTGTGGACTGGAGGGAAAAGGGCTACGTCACTCCCGTCAAGGATCAAGGGGCCTGTGGCTCCTGCTGGGCCTTCAGTGCA ACTGGTTCGCTGGAGGGTCAGCACTTCAGGAAGACAGGGAAGCTGGTTTCCCTGagtgagcagcagctggtggaCTGCTCTGGTAAATATGACAATTCGGGCTGCAATGGAGGCTTAATGGACAATGCCTTCAATTACATCAAGGACAACGGAGGTATAACCACCATGGACTCCTACCCATATGAGGCTAAG GACAAAGAATGCCGTTTCGACCCTGACACCATCGCTGCCACATGCACCGGCTACAAAGATATAACACAAAATGATGAAGACAGCCTAAAGGAGGCTGTGTATGCCATTGGTCCCATTTCTGTGGGCATCAATGCTGCTTCGGATTCTTTCCAGTTATATGAATCAG GGGTGTATGATGAGCCGGGTTGCAGCGCAGATTTGGACCACGGTGTACTCATTGTGGGTTACGGCACTGAAGATGGCAAAGACTATTGGCTGGTCAAAAATAG ctgGGGTGAATCCTGGGGAGACAAGGGATACATCAAGATGAGAAGGAACAGTGGGAACCAGTGTGGCATCGCTTCTGCAGCCAGCTACCCCCTGGTC ACAGGAAACGTTTTTTTTAGAGAGTTCAGTCTCAACTTCAAGTCACATTGGACTTTGTCGCTCAGGATGAAGCTGCTGTTGGTTGCTGTCGCTGCTCTGGCCGTGGCCAGCTGTGCCAGCGTGTCCCTGGAAGACCTGGAGTTCCACGCCTGGAAACTGAAGTTTG GAAGATCTTACAACTCTCCATCAGAGGAGACTCACCGCATGCAAATCTGGCTCCAAAACCGCAAACTGGTACTGGTGCACAATATCATGGCCGATCAGGGCATCAAATCCTACCGCCTTGGCATGAACTACTTTGCTGACCTG GAAAATGAGGAGTACAAGCGTTTGATTTCTCAGGGCTGCCTGGGCTCCTTTAACGCTTCTCTGCCTCGTGGTGGCTCCACCTTCCTGCGGTTGCCTGAAGTCACTGAACTGCCAAAAAACGTCGACTGGAGGGACAAGGGCTACGTCACTGACGTCAAGGACCAGAAGGAGTGTGGCTCCTGCTGGGCCTTCAGTGCA ACGGGTTCGCTGGAGGGTCAGAACTTCAGGAAGATAGGGAAGATGGTGTCCCTGagtgagcagcagctggtggaCTGCTCTGGTAACTATGGCAACGAGGGCTGCAATGGAGGCTTAATGGACAATGCCTTCCGTTACATCCAGGTCAACGGAGGTATAGACACAGAGGACTCCTACCCGTATGAGGCTGAG GACGGACAGTGCCGTTACAACCCTGCCACCATCGGTGCCAAATGCTCCGGCTTTGTTGATATAAAACAAGGTGATGAAGACGCCCTGAAGGAGGCTTTGGCCACCATTGGACCCGTGTCTGTGGCCATCGATGCTTCTCATGAGTCTTTCCAGTTTTATGAATCAG gagTTTATGATGAGCCGGATTGCAGCAGCACAGAATTGGACCACGGTGTTCTCGCTGTGGGATACGGCAGTGACGGCGAACATGACTATTGGCTGGTCAAGAACAG ctggGGTCTATCCTGGGGAGACAAGGGATACATCATGATGACCAGGAACAAACACAACCAGTGTGGCATCGCTACTGCATCCAGCTACCCCCTGGTCTGA